ttgccccagaagcagtgtgaaagactggtggaaagcatgccaagacgcatgaaagctgtgattacaaatcatggttattccacaaaatattgatttctgaacccttcctgagttaaaacattagtagtgttgtttctaaatgactatgatCTTGTTTCCTTTGCATtgtttgaagtctgaaagcactgggttttttaaaaaattgtgagtagggttgagcgacttatttttataggatcgggtcgggtttcacgaaacccgactttctcaaaagtcgggtcgagtgaaatcggccgatcctataaaaaagtcggggtcggccgaaacacgaaacccaatgcagtgcaatgggatactatggttcccagggtctgaaggagaggaaactctccttcaggccctgggatccatatttaagtgtaaaatacagaatcaaaataaaaaatattgatatactcaccctcggacgcgccctggtactaactggcaaccttccttcctaagaatgagagcgtgaatgacctgcggtgacgttgcggcttgtgattggtcgcgtgagcggtcacatgggcggtcgcgaccaatcacaagccgtgacgtcatctaaggcccttcacgcgctcattcttaggaaggaaggctgctggaaagaagcagggcgcgtccgagggtgagtatatacctaataggaatatactcaccctcggacgcgccctgcttctttccggcagccttccttcctaagaatgagcgcgtgaagggccgtaGATGACATCacatcttgtgattggtcgcgaccgcccatgtgaccgctcacgcgaccaatcacaagccgcgacgtcaccgcaggtcattctcgcgctcattcttaggaaggaaggctgccggttagtaccagggcacgtccgagggtgagtatatcaatattttttattttgattctttattttacacttaaatatggattccgataccgatttccgatatcgcaaacatatcggaactcggtatcggaattccgataccagattcagaagatcgccgacctcatggccgaccccacacaggggtcgggtcgggtttcatgaaacccgactttgccaaaagtcggcgacttctgaaaatggccgaccgttttgctcaaccctaattgtgaccatttttctttgtcaggaaaaaaatacaaaatgtattgcttggaaatttggagacatgttgtcagaagtttatagaataaatgaacaatttacatttaactcaaaaatatacctataaagagaaaaatcagacaaactgaacattttgcagtggtctcttattttttgccagagctgtatatactgtatataatatatatatatacacaaaacaaAACATTTGTGTTGtagaatgctgcaaagtaagaatgctttctatATAGCTCGCCAGGCCATGCAAGAAGTCATATAGTCCTTCTCAGACCGATGCAGTCTTCTGCCAATTGGAAAATGGCAGTGCCATTTTATGCAATTCGTACAGaacgatttacttttttttttaagtcgCTGGGTTCTGCAAATTCCTAAAAATGTGACACAAATTCAATTCATATTGAATCTCTCCGCTCATCTCGAATAGTCATGTAATTAATGACACGTTCCCTTTAGTAGAGCACACGATGGAGGGAGTCAGGCAGTTCCTGCACCAGTCATATGCTCGAGTCCTGACTGTTCTTTTGATGCCACAAACTGATTACTCATTGCAGACTTGCTACAAGAGTTTTATAGATTCTCTCattaaaatgaaaaatgaaaaacatgTTTTGGCAACATCTCAAGTTGTGCAGTAACAGTATCTACATTACTGGAAAGATTGATGGATGGTGGCCAGATAAACGTGTGACAGAACCAACAAGCAACTGAATTCTCCATTTAGATTCATATGTAATTATACTAGTTGATGATTAGGATGTGTGAAATATGCAGATTTACTGGATTAAATGTGATActtgtagaaaaaaaattgaaaaggttATGTGAATATTTTATGCTAATTGTATTATGTGCTAGAATGCAATAACATGATAAAATAATGTATACTGTGCACTCGGGTTAATTCTTTGTGATATTTTTAGTTTTGCATCTGGAGATTACATTAATACTCCTAAAacaattagggtaccgtcacacagtgaaattttcatcgttacgacggcacgatctgtgacgttgcagggtCGCATGagaatcgctccagcatcgtatactgcggtcacacgttgcaatgcacggcgctggagcgataattttgtgacgtatttgcgatgtagaagtcgtatggGACAGTCGTACTGGTCATGTCACACAAGACAATTCAGAGACGATTCAGAGCACTTAATTGAATTATCTGTGCGTGACGTTCActaggggcgtgttgtgctgctacAGAGTGTGTGCTGATAGGccataggttatgtgcacacaattgGTTGGAAAATTTGTCACCTGAGCACTATTGTTCCCGACACCTCTTCACAGTTTTAAAAATTTATTCTTCAGTTTGTACTTGTACAGTTGGTGGACCTGGACGTCGCATTTTGTGTTTCCCAGGCCAATCCACAATTAGCACCGCAGTTTTCCAGAGTGTTCCACGCTTGGCACCGCAGTTATCACAGCATTCCACACTTGGTACCACAGGTTCGAGGTATGTAAAGACCGCTTGGGCGTAGTGGATGGAGCGATGTAAGGTCGGCTCGACGCTGAAGCGATGCGGATGGCACGCTATTGTGGGGGGTGGGCAGCAGCGTGGTGGATGGAACATATATGTTCGGCATGAGCGCCTCGTGCTCGACGCTGAAGCGATGCGGATGGTACGCTGTTGTGggggatggaacaatgtatggtcagcATGAGCAGTTATGGTGGGCTACTGTGTGGCAGATGGAACGATGTATGGGGCATGGCGGGTGGATAGTGCATGCTGTTTTTGGAATAGCGTTTGTATGTCTGCGaacatttttgttttatattttttattttacattttttagttTTTGTCCCCCAAGTGCTATTGCTGTTTTACAGTACGCTTTGTGAAATGCTTAACTtgttattttattgttatttttcagATGTCTAATCACGTGGACTTCATCAGGAATTTCATTGAGCTGTACCAGTCTTTTCCCTGCCTCTGGAAGATTAAATCTCCAGAGTATTGCAACAGGGATAAGAGGAAGCAGGGCTATTCAAAGCTCATCGAATTTTATAACCTCCATGCGCCAGAGGAGCAAGCAAATGAAGCAGTAATCAAAAAGAAGATTCAGGCGCTGCGCACTGTGTGGAGGAAGGAGTTAAACAAGGTCCTGCACAGTTCCAAGTCCGGTGCCTCAACCGAAGATGTGTACGTACCAAGGCTATGGTACTATGAGCATCTTCATTTTCTGAGGGACCAAGAGGAGCCACGGACCTCGATGTGTTTTAGCTCCTTGGCACCGGTGGAACAAAATACATCGGAGAACCTCGTCTGCCAGGACTCTCCAGGGCAACAAGTAAGTACCTGTTTGCACCATAGCTTCACCAATGTGTCCTATAATTAGATATAATTTATCAGCATTTTCTCTTTTATCCTTCAGATTATACCATCAATTTGAAGTTATAACATTTTCCTGTACAAATAAGTAACCCTGTCACAGTCAAGTTTAATATGGCGAACGTAATAAGTATTAAATGGCGACCTTCATAACCCATTACATCCAAACAAATTGAAAATAGTTTTGCTTCCAGCTGCAGATAAGTATTCTCGGTGACACTATTTTGACCCTAAAATGTGAATCAGGTTCCCCTTGAAGTCAGAACAGTGGAGTGCAAAATAATACATAAATGGGAATGTTAAGAATGATAttactaatataataatatattacaacatTTTCACATGTATACGAATATATAGTTGGAATGCGGTTAGGGTGCTTTACCTTTTTCTTTTCTGGTTAATAACTTCGTTTTTTATTCTCCCCAGGAGGACAGAGCACAGGACAGTGCATTGGACAGCTCTACAAGTACAATTGTGGAGGCTGCACCTGCGCAGACTGAACTGCGGCTACGATCAAAGAAGCGTAAAGCCACCTCGGATGTCTCACATGAACTTGTGACCCTTGCCAAACAGGCATTAACGAACAATAGGAGCCCTGCGTTGCAGGGCTTTGGCCACTACGTTGTGGACAAACTGGCCAAAATGACTGAGAGACAAAGAACTCTGGCGGAGCGTGTAATTTTTGATGCTGTCAGCAAGGGGTCTGATGGCAGTTTATCTGAGCACGCACGTGTTGTTTGTTCCCCGCCAATGGAGCGGCCAGAGGGTTCCAATTTTAATAGTTGGGCACAGACACCTATACGAAACAATGTACCCGTTTCCCACTTTGGCCCGCCACCCCCCAACTCCTACACGCCGATTCCTTCACACATTGCTTCGCCCATGAGGCATCAACATTTTAGGATTGAAGATTCGGCGTATCACGAATTTTGATAGTTTGCTTTTATAAAGTTATGTATGTTTTGTTACTTTTTAATATAGTTTGTTTAATAAAACCTTTTTCTTGAAGTTCAATCTCGACAGCTTGATTGGTGGGTCTCGATCACATCGACAAAATGGGTCATATAaatatttttcttccattttcaaagTTGTGTTTATTGAAATGTACATTTTGTTAGTTAAGTTTATATCTGCCCTAATACTGTGCTGTGGATCACATCGATCACGATCACATCGACAAAATGGaagaaaaatatttatattttttttaacattaacaaCATAAACTTTACAAagcgagattttttttttttttttgtcctgcctCCAGCAGTTGGCACAAGGCTCTAACTTTCTGCAACTCCACCATTGCCACATTCTGCTGTTCCTGAATCTGCGCCAGGAGACTGTGTGCAGCTATAACATGATCAATTTTATACATAcgatcaattttgcatttaaaagtctaATGACGGtggtggtggcctgtggtgtttggGTAATAAACCATTGTTCTTTCAATGAACATTGTTGGAGCCAGCCCGTCCTACACAAGGCATTGTTTATCAATATACATATGCATAGGTCTGAGACATGATGTCTATCTCCGGACCACTGGCTTtacaatggaaacccacaggagttgtgtacatatgtagataatgatgggtcacaaacaggacagaggctattcattcaagattttgacagtgtacacctatatcctccattattggaaacccacaggagttgtgtacatatgcaTAGGTCTGAGACatgatgtctatctcaggaccactggctttacaatggaaacccacaggagttgtgtacatatgtagataatgatgggtcacaaacaggacagaggctattcattcaagattttgacagtgtacacctatatcctccattattggaaacccacaggagttgtgtacatatgcaTAGGTCGGAGACatgatgtctatctcaggaccactggctttacaatggaaacccacaggagttgtgtacatatgtagataatgatgggtcacaaacaggacagaggctattcactcaagattttgacagtgtacacctatatcctccattaTCTCTATGGCCAATATTCATTTAGTATGTAGATGCACCTTTGCCTTATCACTgaaacaaaggacatcacacaaaagaacacaggcctgaccGCCAATATATCTCACtgatttctatgatacgtgcattAACCATGTTGTGATTGGGATTTGGTTGCAGGTATGCCCCAACATCCCCCCCCCCAGTatataaaacatctctggcagccatcttgtgcatctggcaagcggacgtacaagatggaggcactttaggatgcgTTTTGAAAACTGTAGTGCtgtcttctttttttttcccttttgtctgTGCCTTGGCTCGGCTGGCCCAGGCCTGCTCCCCTAGTACATTAAAACATAAGACAAAATAAGGGTAAAAATAACTGTGTTTTAAACTTCAAACgtgttatttacttatttttttgtgTAACCAAAAAATAAATTACATAGTCCCACGGCGGTGGGCTAGCAGTTGGCGCAGCATGCGTCCATGAGCTTTAACCTGCTCCTGCAGGCGTGATGCTGTCTCCTGCAGGCGCGCTGCTGTCCCCTGAAGGTGCGCTGCTGTCCCCTCCAGCCGCCTCTGCTTGGCCAGCAGGTCTCTCACGGTGGTCGCTTCTATGGATAGAAGAGGTCGGAGAACGGACGGTGATTACTCTGCAAGTacggcatgtgtgaacataccctgagatttactatacactcaatttggtcctgtcccagaggtcgagccctttttttttttttttcattctcgtcgttgtcaaatgtgacatcccaccgataacccctcacactgtctgtatacttacggagaagggacgccgGTTCGTCATCCCCGGAAGAGGTGGAAGAgctgctcacctcccatccccTCGCTTGTGCACCAGCtgccgcagctaaaaggaagcaaaTACATATATGGTTAACAGTTGGACACGCTGTGGGGAAGcgctcgcagttttggtcacttacgaagGGTGGCCTCTGGTGAGAATGCCGCCGACCCGGGGGTGGAAGATGAGTGGCGGAAGGGTGGTGTTGTGGCCTGCGGTGGGGTGGTAGCGCGCCTGGTCCTTACAGCGTCTGTAATGTATACAgtatttcagctcccctctaatttcccgtatgcagtaataaaattgcaatgaatgatgTTTAACATACGTGATATCCCGGGCTGTGAgctgccgctggtggcggatgAAGGCGTGCCGGCTCTTGCTGATGGCTGTTGCCGGCGCCTTCTCCCTACACAAATATTAAAGAACGGTAATATTCAGACAtcaaaagtacagggctccagaattAATAAAAATACCTATGCAACAGTGGCGGGAAAAAATAGGTGCCAAAATAAATgttcccctctaatgtcccgtatgcagtaataaaatttCAAATTGCAATCaatgatggttaacatacgtgatgtcccgggctgtgggctgccgctggtggagGATGCTGGTGCTGGTGGCTGTTGCCGGCGCCGTCTCCCTACACAAACATTAAAGAACCTTAATATGTTGACaacaaaagtacagggctccagaattACCAACAAATACCTAGGCATCATTGGCGGgaaaagttaggagccaaatgaaaTTTTTAGTCGCCAAATCTACATACATACCGTATTTACCGGCGTATAagccgactttttaacccctgaaaatcttcttaaaagtcgggggtcgtcttatacgccgggtatcgccttgccgggtgtatatggtgggtggggggagtgggcctgatgacgacgagggggcgtctcacaggaaagtgagtatcccccattacctcattgtatcactgcagcgtggggtctctgctgggagcggcggcggctgtgctgtggggcggcggctcctcttcttcagtgtggggcctctgtgctgctgggcggcggcggcttatcttcaggcatctCGGGACgaaatctgaatctgagcagcggccatgttcccggaggccactgcattgcaccgatggagttgccggcagggcctccgggctttaaggagataccggaggagccccgactgcctgaagataagccgccgccgcccagcagcacagaggccccacactgaagaagaggagccgccgcaccacagcacccacgcggcacaatgaggagcagcagccgccgctccaagcagagaccccacgctgcagcgatacaatgaggtaaggGGGCATACTCactcacgccatttggctttttgaatggaaaattagctccaatcattagcggacaccatgtcgcgtttggagagcccctgtgtgcctaaacattggagcttccccataagtgaccccattttggaaactagacctcccaaggaactaatctagatgtgtggtgagcactttgaacccccaagtgcttcacagaagtttataacgcagagccgtgaaaataaaaaaacatttttctttcctcaaaaatatttttttagcccgcaattttttattttcccaagggttacaggagaaattggaccccaaaagttgttgatcagtttctcctgagtacgctggtaccccatatgtgggggtaaagcactgtttgggcacacgtcggggctcggaagggagagagcaccattttactttttcaacgcaagattggctggaatcaatggtggcgccgtgtcgcgtttggagaccccctgatgtgcctaaaaagtggaaacccctcaattctaaccccaacacacccctaatcccaaccctaaccacaaccccaacccaaacacacccctaaccctagtcttacccctaattccaaccctaaccctaaggctatgtgctcacgttgcggatttgtgtggatttttccgcagtttttgaaaaatctgcaggtaaaacgcactgcgctttacctgctgatttaccgcggatttccagtgttttttgtgtggatttcacctgcggattcctattatggagcaggtgtaaaacgctgcggaattgcacaaagaattgacatgctgcggaaaatacaacgcagcgtttccgcgctgtattttccgcaccatgggcacagcggatttggttttccataggtttacgtggtaatgtaaacgtgatggaaaactgatacgaatccgcagcgaccaatccgctgcggatccgcagccaaatccgcaccgtgtgcacatagcctaattctaaccctaattctaaccctaattctagccctaagtgcaaccctagccctaagtgcaaccctagccctaagtgcaaccctaagtgcaaccctagccctaagtgcaaccctaagtgcaaccctaagtgcaaccctagccctaagtgcaaccctaagtgcaacccttcgtgcaaccctaagtgcaaccctaagtgcaaccctagccctaagtgcaaccctaagtgcaaccctaagtgcaaccctaagtgcaaccctagccctaagtgcaacccaaagtgcagccctaagtgcaaccctacccctaaccctacccctaaccctacccctaaccctacccctacccctaaccctaatggaaaaacaaaaataattatattttctgtattttattattatccctacctatgggggtgataaagtgggtgatttatttactatttttcttattttgatcgctgtgatagaacttatcacagcgaccaaaatgtgcaggaacgaatctgccggctgtcagattcggcgggcgtactgcgcatgcgcccgccattttccaagatgaaaATTTTCCAagatgggctgaagtaccactccccctctccctgcagatcgggtacaataggagttaaccccttcacccgatctgcagggacgcgatcattctgtgacacatcatatgcgtcacaggtcgggaaggcaccgactttcatgacgcatacgctgtgtcacaggtcgggaaggggttaatggtcaaCCTGGCCTGAGACACGTATTTTTGCATAACAAGGAAGCGCCTCACGGCAACGCGCGTCTCCTGATTCTCCCCCTCCCGGAAATCACTAAATTGTATGTCTCggtggagattctggaacccctgaCCTGAGCATGTTTCACATTCTTAACCTCCCGGCAGCGTGCGTCTCCcgattcccccatactggtacttacCACGCTGTGGCTCCGCACGCAACTCTGCCAGAAGCTGCGGGGTCTTATAGCGGAGGTCTGCCCACTTTTTACGCAGCTGCTGCGCACTGCGTCGGACGCCAAACCTCCTCTCCATCATGCGCCCAATGCGGCGCAGCACCTCCAGCTTGTGCAGGTTCGGGTGCGCAGGTCGACTATCCCGGCCCTCATAGTCAAGGGCATACATGTGGTGCACAAAAAATGCCATCTCTGGCCGCCCCAGAGGAGCTGAACGCTGACGCGCCGCCATTTTGCCCTCAAAAAACGCTCAACCACCTAACCACGCCCAGAGGAGGTCCTTGACTCATGCCGCGCGATCAACATCGCTATAGCGTCTCCGTTTCAGCACTGCGTCGCGATTGTGACGCCGACTCCAGAACTACCTTTTTTGCGTTCTCGTTATCAATCCGCAGCGCTCATCGTCTTTGTTTCAGTGTTTATGTGGCTTGGGCAGCTTGGGCATCCATGGGGTATGGCTGTTGTGTCAACACTGTTTTATTTGACATGTACATGTATAGAATCTTAAATTATAATGTTTACTTTTTTGGTGAGCGAATGCAGCTTTGGACACGCAACGCAGAATGCAAATGTAAACGCATTACCTCtgcagcgttttgtgacacatgcattaactttttaaatgtttttaggctacgttcacatttgtggtcagcgccgcagcgtcgggtgccgcagcgtcgccgcatgcgtcatgcacccctatatttaacatgggggcgcatggacatgcgttgtgctgcgttttgcgccgcatggccgcaagcgttggacgcaagaaacgcatcaagttgcatattttttcgtccaactttcggccaaaaaggacgcatgcggcgcaaaacgcagcgttttgccgcgtttttgtttgcgttgtgcgctgcggcgccgacgctgcggcgcacaacgcaaatgtgagcgtagccttAGGGGCACCAAAAAACAGCGTCGTGTGGTGTCCTCTGCACAATCGAGACGCAGTGCTGAAACCCCTGTGAAGTGTGATATTAATTATCAGTTTCAG
This is a stretch of genomic DNA from Ranitomeya variabilis isolate aRanVar5 chromosome 6, aRanVar5.hap1, whole genome shotgun sequence. It encodes these proteins:
- the LOC143781499 gene encoding uncharacterized protein LOC143781499 — its product is MMPRYLLVILEPCTFVVNILRFFNVCVGRRRRQQPPAPASSTSGSPQPGTSRRRRRQQPSARAGTPSSATSGSSQPGISHAVRTRRATTPPQATTPPFRHSSSTPGSAAFSPEATLPAAAGAQARGWEVSSSSTSSGDDEPASLLQATTVRDLLAKQRRLEGTAAHLQGTAARLQETASRLQEQVKAHGRMLRQLLAHRRGTM